The following are encoded in a window of Poecile atricapillus isolate bPoeAtr1 chromosome 3, bPoeAtr1.hap1, whole genome shotgun sequence genomic DNA:
- the TBCC gene encoding tubulin-specific chaperone C — protein sequence MAAPGEAAAAAAAMAAPSQPEVAVGSAASAVALPGRLQRREAERQQGVERQRQKKEAQVVKEEQSEFFLAAFAREREAVEALLAAGTLEEAAARLQALQKLLTDSVRFLAPYEVRQGQETVARLQGDLAARRQQLQPKKKFAFRALKKETAPGSAPRPAEPAPPGPAAPGPGLAEGESGGPPLCGFSGAQDEELELGPAELLQRDVLLSELRGCRVRLRGNPNTLRVRDCRGCTVLCGPVSTSVLVDGCSDCLLALACQQLRTHRTRDCRVYLQVTSRAVIEACSEVSFAPYSWSYPGIERDFETSGLDKNSNNWNLVDDFDWLATDRPSPNWSLIPEQERITCWD from the coding sequence ATGGCCGCACCGGGAGAGGCAGCGGCAGCGGCCGCGGCCATGGCGGCTCCCTCACAGCCCGAGGTGGCCGTGGGCTCGGCCGCCTCCGCTGTGGCGCTGCCGGGGCGGCTGCAGCGGCGGGAAGCGGAGCGGCAACAGGGTGTGGAGCGGCAGCGGCAGAAGAAGGAGGCGCAGGTAGTGAAGGAGGAGCAGAGCGAGTTCTTCCTGGCCGCCTTCGCCAGGGAGCGGGAGGCCGTGGAGGCTTTGCTGGCGGCGGGGACGCTGGAGGAGGCGGCCGCCCGCCTGCAGGCGCTGCAGAAGCTGCTGACGGACAGCGTGCGGTTCCTGGCGCCCTACGAGGTGCGGCAGGGGCAGGAGACCGTGGCGCGGCTGCAGGGGGACCTGGCGGCGCGgcggcagcagctgcagcccaagAAGAAATTCGCCTTCCGCGCCCTCAAGAAAGAAACGGCTCCGGGCAgcgccccgcgccccgccgagcccgccccgccgggccccgccgcgcccggcCCCGGTCTCGCCGAGGGTGAATCGGGCGGGCCGCCGCTGTGTGGGTTCAGCGGCGCCCAGGACGAGGAGCTGGAGCTCGGCCccgcggagctgctgcagcgGGACGTGCTGCTGTCGGAGCTGCGCGGCTGCCGGGTGCGGCTCCGCGGCAACCCCAACACGCTGCGGGTGCGCGACTGCCGCGGCTGCACCGTGCTCTGCGGGCCTGTGTCCACCTCCGTGCTGGTGGACGGCTGCAGCGACTGCCTGCTGGCGCTGGCCTGCCAGCAGCTCCGCACCCACCGCACCCGCGACTGCCGGGTCTACCTGCAAGTCACCAGCCGGGCCGTCATCGAGGCCTGCTCTGAGGTCTCCTTCGCCCCCTACTCCTGGAGCTACCCTGGTATCGAGCGAGATTTCGAGACGTCTGGGCTGGACAAAAACAGTAACAACTGGAACCTGGTGGATGACTTTGACTGGTTGGCGACTGACAGACCTTCACCCAACTGGAGCCTGATCCCCGAGCAGGAAAGAATCACTTGCTGGGACTGA